CCGCGCCCTGCGTCAGTTCATCCTGCAACCGTTTGAGCATGTCGCGCGCCCGCTGTTCTGCCCGCCGCACCCGAACGGCGGTCAGATAGGCTTCTTCCATGGTCTGTGATGACCCGCCGATAGCGTCTGCGACGCGCTGCACGAAGGCGTCATCGCCCGTGGCATTGATGATCTTCAGGCTGTCCAGCGCCAGTTCATCGGCGATATCATCGACGAGGCCCATGGGGTCAGCGCGATGTTTCTGTCAAACGGCGCTTCACGTAAGACGTTGTGGAATCGATCAACGTATCGATATGCGGCTCTTCAAAGAAGTGCCCGGCACCTTCAACCTGTTCGTGCGTGATTGTGATGCCTTTTTGTTCATGCAGCTTGCTGACCAGCGATTCCGTATCGCTTGGAGGGGCCACGCGGTCTGCCGTTCCATTGATGATCAGGCCAGAGGCCGGGCAGGGCGCAAGGAATGAAAAATCATACATGTTGGCGGGCGGTGCGACAGAGATGAACCCGGTAATTTCCGGGCGTCGCATCAAAAGCTGCATACCGATCCACGCGCCAAACGAAAAACCGGCCACCCAACAGTGTTTGGAGTTGTTGTTCATCGACTGCAGGTAATCCAGCGCGGAGGCCGCGTCAGACAGTTCGCCAATCCCCTGATCATACTCGCCCTGGCTGCGTCCGACACCCCGGAAATTGAACCGCAGCACGGTGAACCCCATGTTGTAAAACGCATAATGCATCCGGTGCACGATCACCTGGTTCATCGTGCCGCCAAATTGCGGGTGCGGATGCAGGATGATCGCGATCGGCGCGTCTCGTTCTTTTTGAGGGTGGTAGCGGCCTTCGAGGCGGCCTTCGGGTCCGGGAAAAATGACCTCGGGCATGAGCGTCCCTGTAACAATGTCTATCGGCACATGGCGAATTCTTGACGGCTTCGCTCAGGTACCTTAGAACGGTTCTAATTTGTGCGCACTGCGTTCGTCGGAGTGCGAAACCCGGACTTAGGCATTTTAAAGCGCCACGTCAATCAAATGCGGGCAAGGAGCCTTGGAGTGAAGCTTTCGACGAAAGGACGCTATGCCATGGTTGCACTGGCCGATATTGCTTTGCAGCCAGAAGGGCAACTCGTGACGCTCGGCGACATTGCCGGTCGGCAGTCAATTTCGCTGCCTTATCTGGAGCAGCTGTTTGTCAAATTGCGACGGGCGGAACTGGTGGCATCCGTGCGCGGTCCGGGTGGCGGGTATCGGCTTGCGCGGCGCACCTCGGATATCCGGGTGGTCGATATTCTGTCCGCCGTGGATGAAACCGTGGATGCAATGCACAAGGGCGCGGGCGCTTCCGGGGGCGCGTCGGGCAGTCGTGCGCAGTCCCTGACCAACCGGTTGTGGGAAGGGTTGAGCGCGCATGTCTATGTGTTTCTGCACCAGACACGATTGTCAGACGTGATCGCCAATGAGCTGGTGCCGTGCCCGGCCGTGCCAAGCCTGTTTGACGTCGTGGATGAAGAATGAGCCGGGTTTACCTGGATCATAACGCAACGACGCCGCTGCGCGCAGAAGCGCGCGCTGCGATGAGCGCGGCGATGGATGTCATGGGAAACCCGTCCTCTGTGCATGCAGAGGGGCGCGCGGCCAAGGGTTTGATGGAACGTGCGCGGGCGCAGGTCGCCGCCCTTGCAGGCTGCACGCCCGGGCAGGTGGTATTTACCAGCAGCGCCACAGAGGCCGCAGCCCTTGCGGTAGCGCAGAAAGATCAGCACGGAGGGATATTTGCAGCTCTGCCAACAGAGCATGACTGCCTGACCGTATGGAGTGAGGCAGAATTGCGGAGTCTTTTTGGAAAGGACGGCCATTTTTCCCAACAAGACGGTCTTGCCGATTTTTTCGGGCGGGCCACAGGGCCAGCCTCGCCTGTGGCACTGATTGCAATCTCAGGAGCAAATAGTGAAACCGGTCTGATGCCGTCCGACGGAAAGGTCGTGCCAAGTCGCCACGCCCCCGAGCCGCACCCGTATTCGGTGATTTGTGACATCACGCAGGTCGCGGGCAAAATGCCCATACAATACGATGGCAACAAACGTCCGGCCTATATGATCCTGTCGGCGCATAAGCTGGGCGGGCCGAAAGGTGTCGGGGCGTTGATCAATTTCACCTCTGAAGACCCATCTGCGCTGCTGCGCGGAGGTGGTCAGGAAATGGGCCGCCGTGCGGGCACGGAAAACATCATCGGGATTGCGGGATTTGGGGCTGCGGCAGAGGCTGCGGCGCGCGATGTGACCGCCGGGCGGTGGGAAGAAATCGCAGAACTTAGAAAGATTCTAGAAAACACCCTTGCAGCCGAGGCCAAGACGACTATTTTTGTCGGGAAAGGCGCGAACCGCCTGCCCAATACAAGTTGTTTTGCCACGCCGGGCTGGAAAGGCGAAGCCCAGGTCATTCAGATGGACCTTGCCGGTTTTGCAATTAGCGCAGGATCCGCCTGTTCCAGCGGCAAGGTCAAGGCCAGCAATGTGTTGCGCGCCATGGGATACGACGAAGAAACAGCCAGCAGCGCGGTTCGCGTGTCGTTGGGATTGGAAACAACCGAGCAGGACATTCAGCGATTTGCTGAGGTATGGCTTGAAAAAGAACGTAAATTTCGCGCCCGCGCGGCGTGAGTGATGGAGGGTAAGATGGCTGCACTGGATCAACCGCTGGACGATGTTCAGGTAAAAGAAGGCGTCGATCAGGAAACCGTGGATGCGGTGCGCGAAGTCGGCGGCAAGTATAAATACGGCTGGTCCACCGACATCGAAATGGAATACGCGCCCAAGGGTTTGTCGACCGATATCGTGCGTCTGATTTCAGAAAAGAACGAAGAGCCCGAATGGATGCTGGAATGGCGTCTGGCCGCCTATGATCGCTGGCTGCAAAAGAAAGAGCCCAAATGGGCGATGGTGGATTATCCGGAAATCGACTTTCAGGATCAATACTATTACGCGCGTCCCAAGTCGATGGAGGTCAAGCCAAAGTCCCTGGACGAAGTTGATCCCAAGCTGTTGGAAACCTACAAGAAACTTGGCATCCCGCTTAAGGAACAGATGATCCTCGCGGGCGTTGAGGGGGCCGAAGAACTGGGCGATGAGCCGCGCAAGGTGGCCGTTGATGCGGTATTTGATTCCGTCTCCGTGGGTACGACTTTTCAGGATGAATTGAAAAAAGCAGGCGTGATCTTCTGCTCGATTTCGGAGGCCATCCAAGAGCACCCCGAACTGGTGAAGAAATACCTCGGCACCGTCGTGCCCGTGTCAGACAATTACTACGCGACGCTGAATTCCGCCGTGTTTTCGGATGGCTCGTTCGTCTATGTGCCGCCGGGCGTGCGCTGCCCGATGGAACTTTCGACCTATTTCCGCATCAACGCTGAAAACACAGGCCAATTCGAACGCACGCTGATCATCGCGGACAAGGGCTCCTATGTGTCCTACCTTGAGGGCTGCACCGCGCCGCAGCGTGACATCGCGCAATTGCATGCGGCTGTGGTCGAGATAATCATCGAGGAAGACGCGGAGGTGAAATATTCCACCGTGCAGAACTGGTACCCCGGGGACGAAAACGGCAAGGGCGGTATCTATAACTTCGTGACCAAACGCGCCGATTGCCGTGGGGATCGGGCCAAGGTGATGTGGACGCAGGTGGAAACTGGCTCTGCGGTGACGTGGAAGTACCCGTCTTGTATTCTGCGCGGCGATGACACACAGGGTGAATTCTATTCGATCGCCATCGCCAACAACATGCAGCAGGCCGATACCGGCACCAAGATGATCCATCTGGGCAAGCGGACCAAATCGCGCATCGTCTCTAAGGGGATTTCGGCCGGTAAGGCACAAAACACCTATCGCGGGCTGGTCTCGATGCACCCCAAGGCCAAGGAGTCGCGCAACTATACGCAATGCGACAGCCTGCTGATTGGCGGGGATTGTGGCGCACATACCGTGCCTTATATTGAGGTCAAGAATAACTCCTCACGGGTGGAGCATGAGGCGACGACCTCTAAAGTGGATGATGACCAGCTATTCTACTGCCGCTCGCGCGGGATGGATGAAGAAGAGGCCGTGGCGCTGGTGGTGAACGGGTTCTGCAAGGACGTGCTGCAGGCGTTGCCAATGGAATTCGCCATGGAAGCGCAGCAATTGGTGGCGATTTCGTTGGAAGGCTCGGTGGGTTAAGGCTTGGCTACTTTTGGCTACCAGAAACCGCGTCCCCAGCCGCGGCTCAAGGACGCATATTCGGGTCCGCCTTCGATCTGGCGGGCTGCGTTATGGTTGTTCGTTTCGGTGGTAATTCCGGTGGCCGTTTTTTCCAGTCTCGACGTTTTGCAACTTGGGGTTTGGCTGGACGTTGGTCTTAGCCTTTTGTGGTTTATTGCGCTTCAATCTTTCGTTGGCGAGTTAGTTCGGTTTTTTCGTAAATTTAGGAGAACGCGCGAAGTAGCTTTGATTGCGGCAAGATCCCTTAAAGAAGAGCAATTGATCAAAGACGGAAAGACGGTGTCGGGAATTACGCCATCAGCTTGTAAGGTAAGCGAGAGTAAATAGATGATCCTAACAACAACCAACACCATCGAAGGCCGCCCGATCACCGCCTACAAAGGCATCGTCGTGGGCGAGGCCATCATGGGTGCGAATATCGTGCGGGATTTCTTTGCTTCCGTGACGGATGTGATCGGCGGACGCTCGGGCGCTTATGAAAGCAAACTCAAAGACGCGCGCGACGAGGCCATGCAGGAAATCGAAGAACGCGCCGCCGCCATCGGGGCCAATGCGGTTGTGGGCAT
This genomic interval from Paracoccaceae bacterium contains the following:
- a CDS encoding alpha/beta hydrolase, with amino-acid sequence MPEVIFPGPEGRLEGRYHPQKERDAPIAIILHPHPQFGGTMNQVIVHRMHYAFYNMGFTVLRFNFRGVGRSQGEYDQGIGELSDAASALDYLQSMNNNSKHCWVAGFSFGAWIGMQLLMRRPEITGFISVAPPANMYDFSFLAPCPASGLIINGTADRVAPPSDTESLVSKLHEQKGITITHEQVEGAGHFFEEPHIDTLIDSTTSYVKRRLTETSR
- a CDS encoding Rrf2 family transcriptional regulator → MKLSTKGRYAMVALADIALQPEGQLVTLGDIAGRQSISLPYLEQLFVKLRRAELVASVRGPGGGYRLARRTSDIRVVDILSAVDETVDAMHKGAGASGGASGSRAQSLTNRLWEGLSAHVYVFLHQTRLSDVIANELVPCPAVPSLFDVVDEE
- a CDS encoding aminotransferase class V-fold PLP-dependent enzyme, whose product is MSRVYLDHNATTPLRAEARAAMSAAMDVMGNPSSVHAEGRAAKGLMERARAQVAALAGCTPGQVVFTSSATEAAALAVAQKDQHGGIFAALPTEHDCLTVWSEAELRSLFGKDGHFSQQDGLADFFGRATGPASPVALIAISGANSETGLMPSDGKVVPSRHAPEPHPYSVICDITQVAGKMPIQYDGNKRPAYMILSAHKLGGPKGVGALINFTSEDPSALLRGGGQEMGRRAGTENIIGIAGFGAAAEAAARDVTAGRWEEIAELRKILENTLAAEAKTTIFVGKGANRLPNTSCFATPGWKGEAQVIQMDLAGFAISAGSACSSGKVKASNVLRAMGYDEETASSAVRVSLGLETTEQDIQRFAEVWLEKERKFRARAA
- the sufB gene encoding Fe-S cluster assembly protein SufB — protein: MAALDQPLDDVQVKEGVDQETVDAVREVGGKYKYGWSTDIEMEYAPKGLSTDIVRLISEKNEEPEWMLEWRLAAYDRWLQKKEPKWAMVDYPEIDFQDQYYYARPKSMEVKPKSLDEVDPKLLETYKKLGIPLKEQMILAGVEGAEELGDEPRKVAVDAVFDSVSVGTTFQDELKKAGVIFCSISEAIQEHPELVKKYLGTVVPVSDNYYATLNSAVFSDGSFVYVPPGVRCPMELSTYFRINAENTGQFERTLIIADKGSYVSYLEGCTAPQRDIAQLHAAVVEIIIEEDAEVKYSTVQNWYPGDENGKGGIYNFVTKRADCRGDRAKVMWTQVETGSAVTWKYPSCILRGDDTQGEFYSIAIANNMQQADTGTKMIHLGKRTKSRIVSKGISAGKAQNTYRGLVSMHPKAKESRNYTQCDSLLIGGDCGAHTVPYIEVKNNSSRVEHEATTSKVDDDQLFYCRSRGMDEEEAVALVVNGFCKDVLQALPMEFAMEAQQLVAISLEGSVG
- a CDS encoding heavy metal-binding domain-containing protein, with the translated sequence MILTTTNTIEGRPITAYKGIVVGEAIMGANIVRDFFASVTDVIGGRSGAYESKLKDARDEAMQEIEERAAAIGANAVVGIDLDYEVIGDSMLMVSVSGTGVTIT